The region CGGTTGCGTGCACGTTTAGCCTGAATTCCAAAACAACTTCCACGTTATTGTGTCCGGGCGCCGGATTTTTTACGGCGTTCTCCGGCACATCCACGGGACGAGACAATCCGAATGCCGTCGCACAGGAAAACCTCGGGCCACTGCCTCCGGGCCGGTATTACATCGTCGACCGTCAGAGCGGCGGGCGCGCTGGATGGATACGCGATATTGCTGCGGCAGTTTATGGAGCGGATCGCCGTCACTGGTTCATGCTCTGGCGCGAGGGAACGGGAGATACGACCATCATCAACGGCATCAAACGCGGAGCCTTTCGTTTGCACCCCATGGGGCCAGGTGGTTTATCCAAGGGATGCATAACGATAGTCAATCCCGATCGCTTCAAAGTACTGGCGGACTATCTGCACAAACAAGGTGCTACCCTACCGGTCCCAGGCACCACCCTCAAGGCCTATGGCTACGTGGACGTAAAGTAATGCGCATCGCTCGCTACACTGCAAACATTGCAGCGACACTGCTATTGGGCGTATTGCTTGCCCGATATGTCGTGAATCTGCCTGTCGAATGGCCTTGGCTCACCGGCTCGATACAGTTCGTATTACATCTTCTTGGCAACCGGGACTACGACAATCCAGACGACATGTTCGATCTCGCCGGTGTTGTGATTCTTCTCGCCTGCCTGCTGATCGTTGGCGTCGCTGTATGGCTTGTCAATCTGGCCTTGTACCGCCACCGGAAAACCTGAGTGTCTCACCCGCCCACCCTGAATTGCCGCGGCGTCGCACCCACAAGTTTTCGCATCATCCGCCTAAGCGCCGTGGCATCGCCGTACCCCACCTGCTCCGCGATCTGTTCGACGCTCATGCGACTCGTCGCGAGCAAGGTCCGCGCTCTGCCGAGCCGAACGCTCTGCA is a window of Paraburkholderia sp. D15 DNA encoding:
- a CDS encoding DUF2778 domain-containing protein, translating into MPVACTFSLNSKTTSTLLCPGAGFFTAFSGTSTGRDNPNAVAQENLGPLPPGRYYIVDRQSGGRAGWIRDIAAAVYGADRRHWFMLWREGTGDTTIINGIKRGAFRLHPMGPGGLSKGCITIVNPDRFKVLADYLHKQGATLPVPGTTLKAYGYVDVK